The DNA segment TATAAAAATTGCAGTTATACTTAATTAGGATGGAGGAAAAGGGAGAATCTGATAGGATTGATAACATCCTGACCATCAGTAATGAATTCCAGATTGTGTTTCTATGTATTAAGGTAAGACGTAGCATAATTACCATCATGTTGAACCAATTCTAATACTGCTGAATAATAGGAAGAAAAACTGATTCAGACTAAAtggacataccgtatatactcgagtataagccgagtttttcagcacgttttttgtgctgaaaaacgtcccctcggcttatactcgggtctatacggcttatactcgaggtttttttttaagcctcggcttatattcgagtatatcggcttatactcgagttttttctttctttttcacattttaccggacggcgctgggaagccctgcggtgcagtgagaggcgggcgggggccagccttctcagctgagggagggagggtttccccaaccggtaggtgcctcatttcccaccctcggcttatacttgagtccccagtttaccccagtttttggggtaaaattggggacctcggcttatactcggatcggcttatattcgagtatatacggtaatttgctGTAATGTTTAAATAGTTGATTATATGCAGATATATGTAATAACATAGTGACTTCTTCATTCATTTGCCGATATGGGTAGCATTTGGAAAAGTTACCACTTCTGAACAAGCATGTTTTTTTAAGTATATTTAGTTAATATGACTTTGCACAAAAATAATTCTAAACTGAAGTCCAGTAGTCAATTTTCCTAAGCTTATTTCATGAATGTTACGCATCACTGTTAAAAAtcatacatttaaaatattaattttttttaaaaaaaaacctacttaaAGGCACTTGctatttgaattaaaaaaaaacattgcttgcAATATGCGATAGTTTTAGGAATAACAAAGGCTTTAAATACAtcaagaggattttttaaaaacaagcatGGGCTCCTTTGACTACTTGTTTTGAAGGAACCCTTACAGAGATTCTGAGATTTCTCCGAAGAAAGTGGCCAAGATCCTGCAGCCGTTTTAAAGTATTTCTCTGATGAAAGTAGATCTTATGAGCAATTCATGTAAGGTATACTAATATATACTGTATGCAcaatgaatcataagatacaagcctCTTCTGGCCCTCACCCtgcaaatgcaggtagtcctcgacttatgaccacaattgagcccaaaatttctgttgttaagtgacacacttgttaagtgagttttgccccattttacgacctctcttgccaccgttaagtgaatcactgcaggtgttaaattagtaacacggttcttaagtgaatctggctttcccattgactttttttaaaaaatttatttgcatttatatcctgcccttctcggaagactcagggcggcttacattatgtcaagcaatagtcttcatccatttgtatattatatacagagtcaacttattgcccccaacaatctgggtcttcattttacctaccttataaaggatggaaggctgagtcaaccttgggcctggtgggacttgaacctgcagtaattgcaagcagctgctgttaataacagattgcattagtctgttgagccaccagaggcttgtcagaaggtcgcaaaaggtgatcacatgaccctgggacactgcagatatcataaatatgagtcagttgccaagcatctaaattttgatcccttgaccatggagatgctgcaacggtcataagtagggaaaacagccacttttttcagtgccatggtaactttgaatggtcacttaaatgaactgttgtaagtcaaggactaccttgacaCATATCCCAGCATAAATGCCCAACGTTTACAATCTCTAATCAGTAATATATAATATTGTAAGCatgaaacaaattaaaattacagATATGCATAGATATACGTGTGACCTTTCATCTTATTATTCTGGATAGGaatagtgcatataactctaacATCCTTTCAGCAGATGTTATATCTTGTGTAATTACAGAAATAGCACCCTCCACGTGTAGGTGATAAACCGTCACTTGTAATATGTCCTTGCAGTGAAAGTAGACCTTCACCAGATTATAAGGTTAGGCTGTATCAGTTCTCCTCTTCAGTGTAAGACAAGACTTCAGTTCTAGAGTAGATCTCTACAGAAAGTCACTAGTTGTACTGACAACTTAAAATAGTTTGTTTATTAGCCACATCAGCACTTTGGTTTATAGAATAGATTTAAGACTCTGAAAAGAACATTTCTCCTCTTCATGTCCTGGAAAATCTCAGCAATGTAGAGAATGGACCGCTTGTAAGACTCTTTTAGCTTGGGATGTTTTACTTCAACCCTTGACTTGTTTATGCTTTTAAGCAAAGAATGAAGATGAGAGGCAAATCAAGAGTGTGAGATGCAGTTGGCAGGGTCTGAACTTCGGTCTGCATTTCCTATCTTAGCATAAGGATTTGCCTTAACAATAATGTAGTTTTCCATTAAGTGGAAATTTATCGTTTAATAGCATCAAGACCTGGGATTCCCAGCTTCATACAAAAACACTAGGAAATACTGCATAGCCTAGCCTATTAGTTGTAGTTCTAAGAGAATTGCATTTATAAGAGTGTCTAGCAAACATTGTTTCTCAAGGTTCATGATAGTTAAGCCACTATAAAACAGAACAGCTTGTAATATAGACAGGTCCTCTGAATGGAGGAAAAAAACTCTTCAAGACTGTTGCCTGAAAGATTAAGAAAGTTTCTGCTTGTGGAGGTTGTTTGTTTTACAATGATGAGATCATGTCTGAACCGAGCAATGTAACCCTAAAGAACCCCAAAGAAGGCTTGAATAATTCAGTGGTTCCGATTCCAATATAAACGTGTGCAGAATTGAGCCGTGCCAAACAAACATACATGATCAACAAAGTTGGAATGTATCAGCAAttcgtattattattttttaaagacaattGATGGAACTGACAATCAAGTGGTACCGATTAAGGGGGGTCAgataaattagaaaataaatcagCAACATGTCTTCAGTACCAATTGAAGGGGGGCAACAATGGAAGGGCCTTGTGTCCTCCTGCTCTGGTGGGGATTATACTGAATAtcattctagttcaggggtctccaaccttggtccctttaaaacttgtggacttcaactcccacagtccctcagccagcaaagctggctcagaaactctgggagttgaagtccacaagtcttaaagggaccaaggttggagacccctgctctagttaaaGAACGTGAGTGTTGACAGTCTGACTCGGGAGGCCTCCCCCTTTTAAGGAAAAGAGCACATGAGATTGCAACACATATGTGGAAGCTGTTTTTAactaaataaatagttttatGAAGATTTCATTTTTTTGTCATAGACCGGATGCTTAGTTCGGTTAATCTACCAGGAAAGACAAACCTAGACACTCGGCAAACACTAAATGTACTGTTTTCAAGTCAGATTCCTTGTGAAGGTGCTTGTTAAATAGTGGGAGCAGGAACCTTGTCGTGGACTCCTTTGGATTCAGGAAAGAGGCTAGAATCAAGTCCACTCCATAATTAGTTTAGCTATAGAAGCGCTTAATATCCATTTGTTCAAtaatcatttgaagttacgacagctCTGAACAAAGCAATTTGTGACCGGTTCTCAAAGTTTCAACTGTTGCAGCTCCCTCAAGTGAACAAAATTTGGGCCCACCTCATTTTATAACCTTATCTGCTGCCACCAGCTGTTCTATCACCCAGCCCTGCCCACAATTATACATGCTGCACCATGCCCTACTCTTATATTGGCAGAGAGCTTCTTTTATGCCAGTTCAGCCAGGGCTTCTACACATGCCACAGGACCTTCATTCACGTCCTGCACATGGCTTCTATTTGTATAACAGCCAGGGCCTAAATCTGTGCCCCACTCTGGACCTCCATTCCTGCCCACCTGGGGTCTCTATTTGTGCCCTGCCCAGTGTCTAGCTGGGTTTTTTCATGTGTCAGGCTTCTTTTACAACTTTTGGACATGATGGAAAAGAAGATAAGGGTATATAAATCTCAGCCTATTATTCTTTCCCATTACAATAAACTAAAGACTAACTATGATGCTTGACTGCAGACACAAGCAATTAGTTGTGAACACCTTGCATACCTCTAATATTAATCCACCTAGCATTTTAATGATTTGATGACAGATGTTCAAGTGCAAATTGCATCTGTAATGACCAAATTCAGGGAAGACTTCTTCCACATGTAGACATCTTTCTGGATTATTCTCTACAGTGCAGAGCTATGTTTACATTTTCTTTGTAACATACTGAAAATAAATCCTTCTGAACTGAATTATTTCTCTCCAACCAAGCATGAGTAGTTTTGTAAGACTAGAAATTCCTTATTTCACAACTTGCATGACTTTGTTTACTATAATAATTGATTTGCATGCTACATTTTCATGGAAAACCAAGTCCAAAATATTTCACAACCACACATTTGTCACTTCATGGGAATCTAGGATGCTGTACTTTCTTAAGAATGAGAGAAGCAGAGGAAGTAATTAATAGAATTTTTAAGCCTCCCACTCAGTTAAATTCCTATAATTCTTTGTGGGAAAccaggataaagaaaaaaaaaaccctattaaaacaacataaatttgATCTTTCCCTCTCTTTGTAATTATAATTTTGATGTAGATGCACTCTTAGATAATTATGAAGTATTTGTGCTGGAAAGATTCATGATAGAAAGTATTTTGTGCAAAATCGTATCTGGTTGCAATTTGCAAAGACTTACTAATGTAGATTTAGGAATCGGTGTTTAACATACaagagagatgaaagaaagaTTCATAGTGTCAGAACATAATCTCCAAACTCATGTTCTGATTATAACTAAGAATACTAAAGTTGGAGTCAAGAGACTcaaaagaaatttaaataaaactgaATCCTAGCTAAAGTGCGATTTTAATTCAGCCTTCTAAAGAACAAGTTCTATTGCCAGCAATAGCAGCATAGGTTTAATAAGCACAGAACAGATATCAGCGAAGAAGTATCTTTTATCAATGAACTGTTACTTTGCTGTTTTGCTACAAAGAAGTCCCAAGGACAGGGCAATCTGACTTGCAGAAGCCACATTTGCCTGAAACTAGGAAATAAACAAGATAAAGAATACTTTTTTCAGTTTTAAAGCATTTAGGTGATTTTTGAAAAGCAGAATGGAAAGAATCCCAGTTGCTACAGCAACCATAAATTATTCTACTTAAATATGTTacctaaattatttatttttaaagatgatTATCTTCGTTTGAGCTAGGGCATTTTTTAAGGCAGATGTCAGCAATTTGATCTCAACAAAGCAGAGTAAAAAGTAGAGACTTACAagataaggccaaaattaaaaaaaataaaattgtaaacatGGAAGTGGGTGGGGTAGAAAAAGAAagcttatataaatataaacatttacATGTAATACATATATTCCAAAATGATCCATATATAAAATGTCAAAATACATCAAAATAAGATAAAGACTTGAAGGCATATTAGTTATGTACAAGGCATTTGGCAGAAAGTTTGTACTGAGAATATTATTCAGCCTTCATCTGTTCTCTAACATCCAAAGGCAGAGTTTCAAATAAGGTATCTTCAACCACAAGTCCATTCTTTTTAAGAGCTCTGCAGTCACCAAGTTCATGGGGAAGAAACTCCAAGTGATTTCCTTTAATGTCCAAGTAGGATAGCAGCACTAGATTTCCAATTTTAGGTGAAAGAATAGACAAGTTGTTTTTCCCAATCTTCAGTGTCTTGATTTTTTTGCAAAAGTACAGCTCATCTGGCACACTCTCTACTTTGTTgcaagaaatggaaaaatactgtAAACTTTGTAGAACCCCAATTTCAGGAGGGATGAATCGTATGTCATTGTTAGATAAATCTAAATACCTAATTTTGTTGCATAGGAAAAGATGGGATGGGAGAACCTCTATCTTGTTGTGACTAAAAGAAAGCCGTTCTAGACTGGTGAGCTTCTTTATGTGCTCAGGGATATAGGTTATACTGTTGTGCCATAACTTTAGGATTGTAAGTTTTCTAAGGTGTTGAAAGCTAACAATTTCCTCTATAGATTTCAGATtgttttccttcaaatccagCTCCTGGAGAGCGTTAAGGCTGAAAACAGCATGAGGAATGCGCTCCAGATCACAGTGCACCAACTCTAATTCTGTCAAGTTGACCATTTTTTTCAGGTTGTTGAGCATTACTAGTTTAGTGCCGTCATTATGAATGCACATTTTTTGAAGGTGACTTGAAACATCAACTACAGACTGTGGGACTTTGGACAGGTTGCTTTTAATATGCAGAACTTTAAGGTTCTTCAGCTCTCGAAAAGACTCCAAagttatatttttagaaatgtcGTGGCATAAAGAACCAATTAAgctcaattcttctaaatttctgAGCCCGTACATCCAAGGTGGAAGTTCTCTGAAGTCATCGAACTTGACATTCAAGACTTTCAGGTTTTCTTTTAGAAATGCCAAGGCTGCACTATGGATCTTTGCAGAACATTGGTATAGGGAGAGTTCTTGGAGATTGTCGAGTTGCACAATGGTAGCTGGTATCATGACATTATTAATAATTTCAAGTTTCAGGGATTGAAGCTCTGTAATTTCGAAGACTGTATCAGGAAGTCCAGATAGCATAAACAGCTGCAGTTCCAAACGGTTATGGGCATTCGTTTGCAATCTTTGCCTGAGTTTATCGGCAGTCCACTCATTATTTAAATTCAGCTGCTTCAGTTTGTTTTCACTGACCTCTGAAAGAAATACAGCAAATCTTTTCGAGTAAAGAGGATCATACTGGTCTATCATGTGGAGCATAAAAGCAAAGTCATTCCTGACATCTGGGATATCATCAATTCCAGTCTCTTGCCGGACGTACTCAAACGAATATTCTTTCAGAGAGCGGTAAAACAGCCAGTACAAAGTGTAAAGGCATGTCAGTCCATAAATACTTACAAAGCATAAGTAGCAGAATGAGAGCTTAGAAAAAAGATGTGCCATTGTATGATTGCAAGAAAAGTGCTTATACCCTGTCATGTCTTGAATGTCAACATTGCAATCTACTGTAAACTGAACTTTTGAAACAAGCGCACTGTTATatgcaataataataagaaaCTTGATCACTTTCAGCACTGTTTGGCGAACATACATAGCATAGAGTAGGTCACTTTCCTCAACATGGAGACGGAATTTCTTCACCTTTTCAAATAACGCTTTAGCTTGTTCTCCTTCTTTTTTATCCAAAGCTCCCGGAGTTCCTTTATCCACAATGAATTTTTCAGGTATGGATTTTAAGGACTGCGTCCTGACCAAATTGCCTTCTGTGCTAGGCTGGACCGTGTTTGACCGGCTGGTGTTGTTCTTCCTGTTGTCTTTCCCCTCAGAGTCTTCTCCAGAAACCTCTGACAAAGCCCTTGTAGTCCAAGGAGAGTCAAAACATTTCCCCAGAATAGAAATGAAATGTTCAATTTTTGAGCTGGACCCTGGGAACTTGAACCAAAAGTTGCTACATAGCATGAAGATCAATGTGTGTATAAGGACAAGGTATGGAAAGTACTTTGCATACCAATGCAAGGCACGCTCGTAGCACATTTGATTTATAAAGCTGTACTGCTGGAGGTCTAAGTCAGTCTTTAAGCCCTTCATTTCAACAGTGGCAGGAGGTGTTGATGGCTTGGGTGGAAGGAACTGAGCTGCACTGGAGTCCATATTTGACATATTAAGGTGAGATATATTCGGAGAAGGCTGGACTCTTTTGGGAAGGCATATGATCTTATCCTGCATCACCTGAAATGCACACAAACAAAAATTGTACTTTGAAAATACATTTTGAGGAAAGTTTCTCTTTTAGCGAAGGAAGAAAAGGTCAGACACCTACAGACTTTGAAACATCTCTACCTATAAAATTTCTAGATTTGGAATATGAATCATGCTACTTCCATAATCACCAGAAGttctccagaccaggggtctccaatcttgccaactttaagacttgtggatttcaactcccagagttctgggagttgaagtccacaaatcttaaagttgtcaaggtggagacccctgctcaagaCCTCCGTTGTGTGCAAAAATGATAACTAACTGTAGTGCTATTATATTCTTCTGGCCACCAGCATTTCAACCTGACCATCTGTTTCAAAGGCTATTTATCCTTTTCACTTGGTGTTGATTGTTGAATTAAATAATCATAACAAAGAAAACCACAGTATTATAGATTTTATTGCGTGTATATAATTGTTAGCCTGTTCCATTCACAGCAGGTAATAGATGTTTTCCCTCTCTTGCAATATATATTGCTATCCAAAGTCTGCAAGTCTCTATTTCACCAGACTGTGGGAAAGGAGACAAAAATATGGtggtttaaatatttaaacatatagAAATATAGATGCACCTTTTAGTAAATTTGGCAGATAATCACAGCCTGAGGTTTCAGACTGGAAGCCTGATTTCAGATTTCAAGCCATAGGCAAAAAGTTAATACTTTTCTCTAAACCAGGTTTTTCTGCCATGAATAATGTTTTGGAACATATTTCCAACTGTATTTCATAAAACTAGAATCAGTTTGGGAGGGATGACTAATACCAAAGATCAGggcttttcaaatattttatattccaCTATATTCATGCAGAATAAAAAAATTCCAAACCATGAGCCTCTGTATTTGGGTGGCATGAGTCGCTCAAAGGCCCCCTTCATAAAATCTAGCATTTTAAAAGGCACCCATGTTTACTTCCAACGGAAAAATTGGCCACAGATGATTAAATCTTTACAATGAACAGCAGCTTTGCTCCTTTCTCTTCTGGAGCTGTATCACTTCCCATCTGGGCATTCCAGCAGCCCGGGAGAAAAAAACGGCATGCAAACTATGTCTTGTAGTTGCTTAGCAACAAGGAAGCATATCTCTTTACCATCAAAATGGCCAGATGGGTGTTCCAGATTGTTGTTATGGGCATCTCTTCAACCGCCAACAGGGGCATGCATTTGTATATTCATGAAACCCTACATTTATTCGAAGGAGAGCATGAAGCTAACCCTGGCAGCTTAAGGGCCAGGCCTCCTTAACTTCAACAACAGGAATTTTTGGAATCACCAGACCAACATATTAAAAGCAGCTGTAATTACATTTTGCTCTATTGCTCTATACCCTCCCAAGCCTCATAATAGATAGGACAAATGAGGTAATCTTGCACAGGGAAAGGACAATGAGCTATTCTCCATCAACCTTTAGGAAATATACAAATCAAAAGGTCCATGCAGTGGACAGTGGACAGTGCAGCTTAAATATTACCAATTCCAGTGTTAACAAAAGTTTTGTTTTAGACCAGTTCTACCTCTGCAATCCAAAACACATATTTACCAAAAGAAGGATGGTTGTGAATTCAAGCTGACTTCCCACCTcaaaaataaagatgaaaaatCCATCTGCTTCCAATATTATATTCTCAATTTAAGATGGCCCTCATATTTTAAGGGGAAAATATTAGGGTGGGGaaatttttagttttctttttaggtaaacagagaactacaatgccCAATTACAGAATATTTGAATACATACAAGTGTTTTCAAATTCTTTGTTGTGTCTCCATATAGAGCAACCACAATACTCTGCAGAAAATAATTCTTTATATTAAACAGTTAATCCCATGATTATTAATAAGGACACTGCAAATGATGCATTGGTCTGAATTTCTGATATGATCTGAATAATCACAAATTTGTGCAAGCAGAGCAGCTCTGTTTGCAGAAGAGGAAATGAGCAGTATAAATTCTAAAATTTGCTTTCTTACTTGCTATTTTCCTGAGTTTTACTCATTAGCACACTATACCTCAGTGGTCCTCAATCAACCTTTCTAGCTCCACCAACTGGTGGCATGgaaggagaggggatggtttcgcATATGAATGACACTTCACTAATACAGCTTCAAACGCACACTTGCCCACTGTTTGCATGGCCCGGTTCCTAATGGTGGGCTCTCACATGGCccgggtttggagacccctgctctagcttttTTACTTCAAGAGATTGACAAGCCATAATGGGTGGATTCACCCAAATTACAAagtcaaaacaaagcaaacaCCATTAAGTATCATCAAGTACCATATTACACTATGCGATATGGTGCAATGCTGTTGATGATGTATTTTCTCCGATATCTGTTAATATTGTACCTCCAATTTGTATCTTGCCATGATAGCCATGTTTAAAGATTGCAGGAGGTAAAACAGTGCATTCTCAAATAAAGGAGCATGACAGAATGCTGTCAGGCACAAGCAACCAGGGCCACTCCTGAACAATCTCAAACAGAAACTTTACTTTGTCAAGTCCCCTATGTTacaaaaatcttgccagactaattgCATTCCCTCGGTCAGATAAGGCTTCAGGGATTTTGTGCTGCTTTCTGCAACACAAGGCCTCCAAGCTTGCCCTTCTCTTAGCACGTCCTTCCAGTCTAGATACAGATTCCACAAGGACAGAAGAAGACATCTGGATCTCTCATTTAGGTCCAAGTTATTGGCCCCGGGACCTTACATTCAAAGTTTTTATTTAATAGTATTTCTACTCTGGCTATAATATTATGCCAAACCGGATTATCAAATTCCACCTATTCTCTATATGTTTGCGGTTTCCACTATCTCCTGCTCCCATGAATAATTTTTTTCGCATCTCGGAAACAATTTACATGGA comes from the Ahaetulla prasina isolate Xishuangbanna chromosome 3, ASM2864084v1, whole genome shotgun sequence genome and includes:
- the LRRC8C gene encoding volume-regulated anion channel subunit LRRC8C isoform X1, whose protein sequence is MGMVWLGGHGRGRILQNLHSHPTPREGCCKIPIPSPLQGKDAAKSPFSPHTGASQRWYLPVLRTTQNFRYRFSRTCQNLLDFTSVLKVMQDKIICLPKRVQPSPNISHLNMSNMDSSAAQFLPPKPSTPPATVEMKGLKTDLDLQQYSFINQMCYERALHWYAKYFPYLVLIHTLIFMLCSNFWFKFPGSSSKIEHFISILGKCFDSPWTTRALSEVSGEDSEGKDNRKNNTSRSNTVQPSTEGNLVRTQSLKSIPEKFIVDKGTPGALDKKEGEQAKALFEKVKKFRLHVEESDLLYAMYVRQTVLKVIKFLIIIAYNSALVSKVQFTVDCNVDIQDMTGYKHFSCNHTMAHLFSKLSFCYLCFVSIYGLTCLYTLYWLFYRSLKEYSFEYVRQETGIDDIPDVRNDFAFMLHMIDQYDPLYSKRFAVFLSEVSENKLKQLNLNNEWTADKLRQRLQTNAHNRLELQLFMLSGLPDTVFEITELQSLKLEIINNVMIPATIVQLDNLQELSLYQCSAKIHSAALAFLKENLKVLNVKFDDFRELPPWMYGLRNLEELSLIGSLCHDISKNITLESFRELKNLKVLHIKSNLSKVPQSVVDVSSHLQKMCIHNDGTKLVMLNNLKKMVNLTELELVHCDLERIPHAVFSLNALQELDLKENNLKSIEEIVSFQHLRKLTILKLWHNSITYIPEHIKKLTSLERLSFSHNKIEVLPSHLFLCNKIRYLDLSNNDIRFIPPEIGVLQSLQYFSISCNKVESVPDELYFCKKIKTLKIGKNNLSILSPKIGNLVLLSYLDIKGNHLEFLPHELGDCRALKKNGLVVEDTLFETLPLDVREQMKAE
- the LRRC8C gene encoding volume-regulated anion channel subunit LRRC8C isoform X2, with protein sequence MIPVTEFRQFSEQQPAFRVLKPWWDVFTDYLSVAMLMVGVFGCTLQVMQDKIICLPKRVQPSPNISHLNMSNMDSSAAQFLPPKPSTPPATVEMKGLKTDLDLQQYSFINQMCYERALHWYAKYFPYLVLIHTLIFMLCSNFWFKFPGSSSKIEHFISILGKCFDSPWTTRALSEVSGEDSEGKDNRKNNTSRSNTVQPSTEGNLVRTQSLKSIPEKFIVDKGTPGALDKKEGEQAKALFEKVKKFRLHVEESDLLYAMYVRQTVLKVIKFLIIIAYNSALVSKVQFTVDCNVDIQDMTGYKHFSCNHTMAHLFSKLSFCYLCFVSIYGLTCLYTLYWLFYRSLKEYSFEYVRQETGIDDIPDVRNDFAFMLHMIDQYDPLYSKRFAVFLSEVSENKLKQLNLNNEWTADKLRQRLQTNAHNRLELQLFMLSGLPDTVFEITELQSLKLEIINNVMIPATIVQLDNLQELSLYQCSAKIHSAALAFLKENLKVLNVKFDDFRELPPWMYGLRNLEELSLIGSLCHDISKNITLESFRELKNLKVLHIKSNLSKVPQSVVDVSSHLQKMCIHNDGTKLVMLNNLKKMVNLTELELVHCDLERIPHAVFSLNALQELDLKENNLKSIEEIVSFQHLRKLTILKLWHNSITYIPEHIKKLTSLERLSFSHNKIEVLPSHLFLCNKIRYLDLSNNDIRFIPPEIGVLQSLQYFSISCNKVESVPDELYFCKKIKTLKIGKNNLSILSPKIGNLVLLSYLDIKGNHLEFLPHELGDCRALKKNGLVVEDTLFETLPLDVREQMKAE